Part of the Mya arenaria isolate MELC-2E11 chromosome 8, ASM2691426v1 genome, ctgtatatcccatatcgggtcacctacaagccccgtaacttataatgcCGTTCCTTTGTAGCCCCGAGAACTCCATACGTTCTGTGTGCGTGATTGGAATGGACCCTTTGATTAAAGTATATACTAAATGACAAATTAAGGTGTTGCACGGGTTTTAATTGTTGCAAATGCTGGTACCAAGGGACATCCACACATGAAATGTAATTCACAATAACATATTAAGAACGATACCACATCTTAGCAGTAGGTATACGTCAGGGATGAATTATCACAGGCACCTTCATTATGTAGTGTCTCGCACAAGGAGTTAAAATACagttgtttcaatatatttatgtgtaaaataCTGCTCACGAGTTTACACAACATACGCCGCCATTTGTGTAATGCAAATTTtgcgtttaaagctgcactctcacagatttaccgttttgacaacttttgttgtcttggaatgagccaatttttgcgtaaatatcagcaaaacagtgatataagactgttgacaaacgatcagatcgcagattttcatatttcctatcgaaaattaatgttttatggccaaaagcgttactaacgatttaagaaaaatgcatgaaacataaatttttgagcttaaatgtgaacatctgcgatctgattatTTTGCAGCAGTCTTACCGGGTATATCACTGGTGTCCATGCATTCTCGCATAAATTgcctcgttccaagacaaaaaacaaaagaagttGTCGAAACGTTTAAGTTgcgagagggcagctttaaagcGGAATTAAGATTTATTCGGCCCCAAGTGTgtgtggggggtgggggtggggggaggggcagttatttattattagtttGTACTTAAGAAGATTATTTACTTTGTACCCTtccaaataaattatatgttctgttctataatCTTGCATCAAAGATCAGTCATATCGTGCCAAAATTTCACCAAATTCATCTATGTCTTATTTactttattcaaacattatatttctattaaattgacattttatggcggccattttggatgccatctttgatttttttagtcCACGCCATGCGTTGAAAATTTCTACCACCACTTGCATACACTACAGCAGAACATTTTGGTAAGTATGGCCAATTATTGGTAGTCTCTATGACTATCAAGAGATCTTTGCCAGCAACCTAATAAACACTTCAAAGTTATACAATGTAAGTGCTCATTTTCGTCCTTGACCGTGAAATGGTTTTCGTTCAACATCTTCTAAAACAGTCGATGCtttttatacatatgttttacctttgaccttgatctttgataGCGTCAtgtttaagatgcactcttactcccaaataagattaaacacaattaatactattgttttaatattcccaaaatgatgaataaatgtcgaaaacaatagttcatatgaaggatattgagtttaatttgaacgaaatgagcataaaacatggtatttctaccttatgaaactgtagtaaatcacagtaaatcttttagcattcaccaatcatttaatatttttgcgctttctgctatcaagtacatggttacaatcttgttatcagtagttaatattttccataaatgcaattATTAGTATCTAGTgcaaggtttatcagtcaaaatgtatgtttggtatacatgtgtatgtatctattttgaataagagtgtcactttaacatttgtaacaggttgttttttttttaaatcccttaaaaaatgacatagttttGGTCGTGACAAGAtgtgattaaataaaattttgtgCCATTTGTTTAAATCCCAAAATGCATGGCTATCGTTCGGTGCGGACACGCCAAAACCGGACAGGGACACGTACTCACGCTCAGACGGACGGACATACACCGAACCGACATTGTGTCGACTATGTCGAGCTCACTGCAAACACGCGCGAAAATCTTGAAacttttctttccatttttttgGTAATTCATCCTAGTTTTATACTGCATAAATCAAAGATTGATTGAATAGATGATTGACAGCTCTTCCTCAATATCAAGTTTACTTCAGTTAATATGTCTACACAAGGGTTGGCTGACTTCgccgccgacgccgacgccgacgccgccgccgccgccgccgccgccgcctcCGCAGTCACCGACGCGTGACGCATTCCAAAAATAAGACCGGTATGTCACGTACTTGGGCGACACAACAAGAATATAATTAtccttttaaaatcaatgataTTGAGCAATTTCAAATTCATGCCACTGTTATGTTGTActatggtggtggtgggggggggggggggggggcgttttCTTTGTTTCCGTCTATACGCCAACCCTCGTATCTGAACGGTATCAAGTAGGCGGAGAGTAACCGCGCATTAACTATCAAGCTGATAAATTACAATTCTATTCacttatatatattgaaaatattgcaatatagtAACTTACCAAACTACCCCCGTACTTAAAATATACACTCGCGTTGAAGCgttgtataaacataattaagttGTCCCAAAGGTTAAATTTGAAttagttttcacatttaaatgattttatcggttaaaagtaattattggataaacAAATGCCAATAATAAAGCTTTCCGGCTATATTGATCAAACCAAATAATATActactttgttttaaatggctgaatgtgtataatttcaataactcggGTTGTGGTTGCTattatgctatgctatgctattaTGCTATGCTATGTTATGCTATGCTATTATGCTATGCTATTATGCTATGCTattatgctatgctatgctattaTGCTattatgctatgctatgctatgctatgctatgctaggCTTGGCTAGGCTAGGCTATGCTATGTTTgtgtattatgtttttgtatgtttgtgtttctttGTGTATGCtatgctttttttttttcattttttttttattttatgttatgccattttattttattttatgttatgttatgccactatgttatgttatgttatgttttgttttgttttgtttgttttgttatgaaaagCCGGTTTCTTTGAATGTCTTATAATCAGGCTCGTGAGTGAATACATACTTCAAAGCATTTCTAGTAAATGAAGTAAGTTTTTCACAACAATCAACATAGCTGAACGCATGTTCAAACTAATCCGCGGCTTAACCGCTCGTCAGGATTTACTCTTATCTAAAACGTATAAAACTGAGAGAAATAAACAAAGGCCTGTTTCACAATATAAAGCCACACATATTTAAACCTTGGCCCGGTTTTCACGATCGATTCAGATTAAATCTCCTCGCAAAGGATTGGGATTAAGCTCAAGAAATTCAATAGCGCTGGGAGCGATATCATACAATTAAGTATGGGGTTTATGTAGAGAATTTGGGTCACGCTCAGTGTAAAgagatattttatgaaagatATTTGGGAAGTGGGGAAGTTATAAACTTGTTATATTTAGGACGgagaattgttttaaaatgtatggtGTAGACTTCGGAAAACCGTCGAAAGCGTGTAAAACTAGGGAACGTAGCGTGAATTGGTCGGAAAGAGATAAATTGTTGGCGGTGCAGCTTATTATTGACAGGGAGAATGAGTTATATGGACCAGTGCTCGGGATAATAAAGAAGAAAGCATGGGTGTGTTTGACCGACATGTTCAATGCGTAAgtactattattatcattttttgtgtatgtaatagaagtcattgatattttaaaaatgataccCGTGGGACCGTTTTACCAAACGTGTTTCTCATGATAGGAAGTATAAATACTCGGTATTTAATGTTGATAgataatacatattattatgtataaattaagtatgatgattattttgttgttgttgatgatggtgaacatcatcatcgtcgtcgtcgccgttgtcgtcgtcatcatcatcaatcattcCTTAAGCATACATCCATCCATCATCTATCAtctttcatcatcatcatcatcgtcatcgtcgtcgtcatcataatcatcatcatcatcatcatcatcatcatcatcatcatcatcatcatcatcatcatcatcatcaacaacaacaacatcatcgtcgtcgtcgtcgtcatcatcatcatcatcatcatcatccaacctcctcctcctcctcctcctactcctcctcctcctcctcctcctcatcatcatcatcatcatcatcatcatcatcatcatcatcatcatcatcatcatcatcatcatcattaacattAAAGACACAGTGTTTGATGTTCTGACAGCGACAATATATctttacaattaaaatgaaaattgttaacaaataaactAGCGCATGGTCATTATCACAGCTCTCATGAGTTATGGTTTCATATTTATCATGTAGGTTTAATTGTTCAGACACGATTCGAACATGAGTAGTTAAGGTATCATATGTACATATGGATGTATGGTGAACCTATAATATGTAGATATCATTTACAAGGGTTTGATTTGTATATGGATTGCGTAAAAGCTATCAGGGCGGATCACGGAGTTGACGTTAGAGGTTGCGTATCTTCGGGGTGTAACCCTTCGACCTGcgtccctccctcagaaccgaaatttatttagCATGAAATGTTGGCAGGTTGTTTTTTCACCAAGTTCTAGTCCGGAATGGtgcatttaaaacatgaatgatttgggggggggggggtcgccGGGTGCCCCCCCTCCTGCATCGAAATCTAACCGTTTTGCCGATTGCTTGGTGATGAAACAAACTCAATTGAACACCGGATACCTAAACTTATTCAACCTTTTTTCCAGGGAAGCTGACGAATACAGAACAAGTGAACAGCTGAAAAAATGTTTCGAAAACTTGAGGAGCAATGGTATGAGTTCACTGTATTAATTAGAACTACTTGTCGTTATCAtttctactactgctgctgctgctgctgctgttattGCCTCTCAAATCTGActggtagttgttgttgttgttgtagtagtagtagtagtagtagtagtagtagtagtagtggtagtggtagtggtagtggtagtggtagtggtagtggtagtggtagtagtagtggtagtggtagtggtagtggtagtggtagtagtagtagtagtagtttcaTGCAACAAACACGTTAATCTAAGGAAATGTGAGTTGCACTTTACCGTGATCctttcgtccgtccgtccgtcagctTGCCAGTAAGAACGTCGTTTCAAGGTGGTCGTATAGGAAGGGGTGTGTGCTGCGTTCACGTTGACAATCCTTTTATGTCCCTTTTTTCCACTTTTTATACTATTTTGAGtaaagtgaaaataaacttGTGGGTTAAAAACTCATTTATAGTGTCCATTACACTGACTATGGCACAAACTTACTTTCAAACTGACATTCATGTATTAACAAATACACCAAGGGTGGAAGCGAACAGGTTCTGTCTAATTCTTCATCGAATGTCAATCAGAACCGTTTAGCACAACAGTTGATTTTGAGGTCGTCCTGTCATACGGACACTTAACTagttaagtatatatatttttcagcaCGAAGATACTTGGACGGGGAGATGAAGTCAAAGACTCCTACACCCTCTATTCAAGTTCTGATGGAGAAGATGGCTGGGAGTCCCACGGGTTTTAGCATGAAAATACCGGTTGACATTGATGGTAATCGTCGAGAATTAATTTTGGGATAGGGGGCGGGGGTCCGTCATGTTTGGGCGTGGCGTATGGGGCGGAGACCGTCATGTTTGGGCGTTGCGTATGGGGAGTGGGTCAGCATGTTTTGGCGTGGCTTATGGGGCTGGGAACCTTCATGTTTGGGCGTTGCGTATGAGGCGGGGGGGGGGCGTCGTGTTTGGGCGTGGTGTATAAGAAGGGGGTCGTCATGTTTGGGCGTGACGTATGGGGTGGGGGACCGTCATGTTTCGGCGTGGCGTGCGGGGTGGGGGACTGTCACGTTTGGGCGTGGCGTATGGGGCGGGGGACCGTCATGTTTGGGCGTGGCATATAGGGATAGCTAGGAGGCGCAACCTTGGATGTGTTAATACATCTAGTTTAATTGTAGTTATTATATAGTGAATATTCTATGTTTACACAGAAGATACGAAACATGTTTGTCGACGTTTGGCTGCAGTTCTTGATTGTTCTGAAAGTTAATGCTCAAACATGATGCGATAAACGTATTACTATTAGTATATAAAATgctcaaaaaacaacaacaacaacaacaaaaacttatGATTTCcgcacaaataaaaaaaaatactaacgatattttggcgcttttttaatTGTCAATTTTGTGACCACCTAGCTATAAATTGAAAACCGATTAATAAAGGCAAGTGTCTGAACATtaatcatatgttttgtttgtttggaatattaaagtcaaataaggtgaacataataatgcatttcaaTTCATACTTTTCTATTGTGTATCGATCTAGACTTTGTACCGTTAAAgggactctctcatgttttggacCTAAATGTTTTGTTCATGGTTTTGCTTCGGAAAAGACTATTATTGTAATTTTACACTCTTTAATACCTAAATTGCAGGgggaaaaaaatacaattagaGTTTATAAAACCCCTGGTTGTAGTGGGTAGCGAACCAACGCCCGTACagtaaagaaaaaatagaaaactggcACCAAAACCACTCGACCGCAAGGACTATTACATCACCGAGAGATATTTATTCtaacctttaagccttttgttgaatcgtgtTACTTACGcttttcaaaattttggacttcaaagacaatatttgagcatatatcgaCATAAAAAATTTATTGATGGGCTCCAGTCGTCagtatctttgttttaacactcccaATGATTTGCCACgctttatttcataatataaaagtgcattttacaaaacatgagcgagtccctttaaggtatccgatacataaatatttaaagtgttGATGTCGTGTGACCCATTATTGTGTTGGTAgtatttaaaaagattttaGGTGCAGAAAAATGATACCAAGAGAATATGGGgacaccaggccccaatatcaaaaaaatacttaagtcaaatctctaTTTCAATCTCAATTCATTTAACCACATAAAGGCATtgtatgattcaaaatcttgcatatttttattctttttgaaaatttattttctcaaagaatatgttgataaaaagagTAATATGTTGATAGAAagatttgtcaatattttaaagaaatcaaattcTAGAGCAATAAATAAACTtgactatttttaaaaaaaaaaacacaatgaattttactcaaatatatttttggctgTATAATATTCTTCCATTGGAATCTTTACCAAAggttttaataaacatattctttgaTAGAACACGCTTTTAAAAggtgtaaaaacatatatgatttgtaatatttttatggtatgtggtaaaatgagttgggACTGAGATATCTTTTCATGATATTGTGGCCAGGTTTCAATCGCTAACGTTAATGTTAATATAGTTATCAGAGAGCGAGCACTTTTGTGggtcagatttttttaaagtcgCAATTGCAAAAACTGCATTAATCTGTTACGTAATATAAACGTccatacattttctttcagcTACCTCTAATAGTCAGGACACCATCCCCGTGTCCATATGGGCCGGGAATACAGACATCGTCAAGGTGGAGGTCCCGGATTGCGATGGCAGTTCTTCACCCCATCCGCTTCGATCAGAAGGTTAGTTAATAGGGTTCCAAAATTCAGATAAAGGGCTTTAATTTTGATCAATGTCTGATTTGGAGCATACACTGCAGTTCGGATTGGCCAGAGTGCGATGTCCATGATAATGCGATGACGTCGTGGATcctgtattattttaaaataactaattacTACTGTAAACTGTAATCATCAGCTCAGTAGTATGGTCAATCATTGGTCGATCGTATGAACGATCGATATGATTGGTCAATCGTATgacaatttgattggtcaatcgTATGagaatttgattggtcaattgtgtGTCCATTTAAGTGCATTTGTCGTTAGtgttataatatttatgaaaaaaaaacagaacccATCACAAAGATGCATTTGTATTatactgttaaagctgcactctcacagattcgtccttctgacaactttttttttgtcttagaatgagccaaatATTTTGGAATTGTCTGGAAACCattgatttaagactgctgtgGAAAGATCTCAGTTGTTCATACTTGCAttcgaaaaatgatgttttatggctgaaagcGTTACTAGCGCTATAAGAAAAAGTCAAATTTTCGGCAgtattccaaacaattgagatatatTCTATTGTGAGTATCTTATATGACTTGATTGAAGGAATTAAGGCCAAAaccagctgattctgagacaaaacatgtaaaaaccgccaatctatgagagtgcagatttaaatgaatactgttaaaggggctgtactccgtatgataaaatagcgaaaaaaagagaaaattgtcgaaaactgacataaacttggcatcgatgtgtacaaggCATTGAggcttactaactgaagtaccacatagtttacaatttatttaagtttagcagttatttcgtatttttccattaaaaaatattactgggtatgtctaccaggtagaattcattccttatgcgtgattggctagtcggtgttatcacgtgatattaccgaggtaggtctATTAGCTTAATTTTGTCATCCATAAGAGTAAGCCGTCATAGCTTAGtcgatacgacgctggactgcaattttggcgacacgggttcgaacccggtgtccgacacattttattttttttacattttggtcctttttttacaattatgatatcaaagcgtaacacattctattaaataattgtcatgagattcgtttaagaaaaaaactttttttggtgccaaactggtgtacagtccctttaagagatCATTGTTTTTCGAAGCTTTGTAAAAAATCCAGAAgttttgctgaaatatataaacatattgataattcCAGAAAGCGACAGCCGTTCGAATATGGATGAAGATATGACCTCGCCAAGTCTGATCAAGGGGGTTCCAGGAACTTCAAATGGTACGTGTATTTATATGTACCAGTGAATAAATAAACTATagattaaattgtacatgttAACCTCAAACTAACTTTTCTGCTTTTCTAAATCATGTTTTAGAAGAGGTATTCAGGAAAGATTAATAGCAAAActatgattattataattatcattatgcATGTGATATAAGCTTTATATCTTATTTAACCAAAACGCCTTCATTTTATGTTTCTTATTACATTGGTACTAAAAGTACATAatagttatatgacatgaagtaaaatcttaatgattaagaatgggtgaATTGAGCGTATGAtcgcctatctgcaatttcataggctgaaaatATAGGCTGTATTCTAACAGCTGTAAGAGCCCAAGTTGTATAGGCTTATTAATACTCACACTCGGGCAATGCCTATTAGACGAGTGCTCCAATAAGAGTATTAGtcattttagatttttggaGCATaatgcacagacagaatgtaaccctggttagagctacccttgCTCTTTACGTGTAGCattgtcacacgggaccccaaTTTCACATCCCTCCCGGAAGATGTTTAGTATTTTTAAGTGCTGAGGCGGGGAATCGAACGTGTGACCCATGGATAGACAGTCAAGTGTATGGCCACTTATTTGTTTTACCATATCATGATCTCATTTTCCAGATCTTGTTGATCAGCAAAAGAATACCCGTTCACCAGTTCCATTCGCAAGGAATACACCCACATACAACCCACACACAAATAGTCCAAGCTTATACGTACCACATACGAACAACCAGACAATATTCGTCCCACAGATCAACAACCATAACGTGTTAATTCCACATACAGCCAGTCAAAACGCATTTGTACCACACACTAACATTCAAACCACATTGGTACCACACACGAACACCCAGCATATAAACGATCATCCATCGCTTCAGCAACGTTCAGCAAGTCACCATTCTAATACTCCAAACACAAATACTCGAAGTACACCTAGTCAACAGACCAACGGTCAACACACAAGCAATCAAACCTCAAATAATCCGAACACAACTGATCAACACGCAAGTAATCCTATTACATTCGAATCATACACTCACAAGTCTAAAGGGAAGAAGAGAATGATAGAAGATGACCTCATTGACTGTGAACTCGAAAGATGTAAATTGGAACAAGAGAAGTTGAGATTGGACATTGAGTATATGGCGCAGAAAAGAAGTGAAGAACAAAgtctttataaattaaatatggaAGTTTTAGAGCTGAAAAGAAGGTGTTTGCAAAAACAATTGGGATAACGTTTCGATTTTTaccatcttgttttgtttataaatgattggattgtactattttttgttgaataaaatgcaaacttgaaatagaaaattttGACGTTTAGCCTATGACCACAAAACTTGGAAGGAACACTTGATGTGCTTAATGTCCAGATGAATTACACCAACACTAAGCCACTTTCGCCGCAGGCATTTAAGGGCTATGACCCTTGAAATTTtacacaagcccacaagccctgcactggtacaATGGTTTCCGGGCTTCTTGAtataattgttcaaagaatttgATGTTAAGCACGTGATGTCAAGAATTTGAGCTTGTTCATGTGAAAAATTGCGATAACTGTTAAATTTCCGAAATATTTACCATGCATGAATTTGAGCTTGTTCATGTTAAAGCCTAATTTTGATAACTGTTGAATTTCCGAagtatttatcaaacaaatatgtCTACGATGCAATCTTTAGAAATGATTcttcttgaatcttgaatctttcTGAACTTGGTCATAATGAGTTTGGTCATAAATAACTCGATCATACCCCATACGAGCCAAATTGCTTCACAATTTCTAGAGATGTGAGCCTTTAAATGCTACATTTGGCAatattacccccccccccctcaaaaaacaaacaacaaaaaaacaacaacaaacaaactgacaatacctacgaaataggcgccacccctaccgtttttatagtcggatggcaaaaaaaacccacaaaaaaCCTAAGTGTGTGATTTAATAAACAGGAGAATACTTGACCTGAATTCCCCAATGATAACAACAACGTTCGCACATAAAGCTCAAAATGAATAGAAAAAGAAGCCCTTTTGAAAAGATGTAATACTAACcaaagaatgttttattttaggCCTTATCCGTTTTGTAACACCACTTGACTTGAGGTGTccgatataaatataaatgttttgtagaGCCATTGGCTGCATTGAAATGTTAGTTTGTTGCCTGGTGAAcccatttatatttttctgaaagtacatttttactgattaaaaatatgttaataaatgaatgaaacatgTAATTGAAAAAGGGTTTCGCAGTTCGTGTTTTtgatctacatgtatatttaaatttaaacagagCGTGACACtgctttttttcaatatttaaaggcccaaacctttttttaatgatatattacggtatgttatttacatattatttctctTCTAATAAAATCTTTTCAGATAACACCAACACTATATAGGGTCGCAAGGCATTCAAAATTCACTTTCGTTTACATCATGTTTGTTCGGACAACACTTAAAATGGCTTCAGACAAAtgagttatggtccttgaatTGTCTGTACTAAATTGTTTTACCTTAACAGTTAAAGGTACTCGTTCACGCTTTATAGGCATTGGCatcaaaaaaaacaacagcatgctagtttcaaactaattataaaacaatattagagcttaattgttattttttacatgtaaacCTAGTTATGTCGTCCGACAAACGGGCGGTGTCATTTCTGTGTTCGACCTCGAACTTTACCATgcattgaattaaatgacaatacACCGTTTCTTGAACAAAACAAAGGTCTGTACAGCTAATGTAAAGGTCACACCTTAAGACCATTGGTTTGTTTCCCGTGAAGCATTTTAGATCTACTTGTGCaacctacataccaagtttcatgaaagtAAATGCTTCATATTACAACGAGTTGGCCAACAAACTAAAATTGTCAATGTGGCATTGACAAGTTGACATTAATCGCACGGTTCAAGCCCTATCAGAATCTACTAACGAACGATTTTCCCTCCTTTAGCAATAAGCTTTCTAATTTAGACTTCAaggtaaataaacaaatacaggcTTCTTACACTGAGGTTGTCGTTGTCAAAATGATAGCTTTCTGGTACTTTTTAAAGTTATGGATGAGGTATTGTAATGACACTTGGTATGCAGCTATAACGTATAGCACGTATAAAGAGGAACGTCGGGGGTCTAAGGTTTCTGTAAACTATAAATAGAAcaaaaacggtttccgctgaACGGTTTTGCTTGACTTTTAAAGATCAAACCTGCTTAGGACAATGCAAAATTTACCTTGATCCCTTTGGCCTATATGAGGTTATGTTAACGTTTTGTAATTACCACGAAACGGCGTCGTATGTCGGCGTCGTAGTACAAACACTTAGAATTGGCCACAATTCAATCCCCGTTTAGGATATTCACACGAAATTTCGTACACATGTTCGCAATAGAAATCCGTACGTGAATAATAAGGCTCATAACCCTAGcaataatataatgttgattTGTGACCCTTTTTAATCGGACGTTGCCATCTGTTTGCGGTGGTGTTTGTtcttctataaaaaaaattttttaaatgtaccaCAGTCAGGCAGAGAAACACAAAATGTGAAATGCAGACAAGTTTTcagcatttatttatatcaagtttcgcaataacattatttatatttgactTATACACAATCAGGAAGAGTCACAGAAATACTTTTTGCGAATCTGTTCTCTGTATTTGCTATCACATCCAATTTCACAAGCCATATCAGGAATCTCTTCAGCGTCATCCTCCGAATCACCATCAGTATCACTGGCAGGCAATAAATCCCCCCTCGCTAACCCAATGTTGTGCAGGACCACGCATGCGCGGATAATCGTGCGCGCCTTTTCCGGTTCGACTCTCAGCCCTGAGTTAAGACACGCAAATCTACGTTTGATAAGTTCGAAAGTCTGTTCAATAGGTTCTCTGGCTTCACTATGCGCGTTATTGTATCGTTCATGACTTTCACTGTCGGTTTCAAGATACGGAACCATCAGGTGTTTTTCGCATGGGAAGGCTGAATCGCCGACTAGCACGCCCTCGAACGACcctgaaaataaa contains:
- the LOC128243851 gene encoding uncharacterized protein LOC128243851, whose translation is MYGVDFGKPSKACKTRERSVNWSERDKLLAVQLIIDRENELYGPVLGIIKKKAWVCLTDMFNAEADEYRTSEQLKKCFENLRSNARRYLDGEMKSKTPTPSIQVLMEKMAGSPTGFSMKIPVDIDATSNSQDTIPVSIWAGNTDIVKVEVPDCDGSSSPHPLRSEESDSRSNMDEDMTSPSLIKGVPGTSNDLVDQQKNTRSPVPFARNTPTYNPHTNSPSLYVPHTNNQTIFVPQINNHNVLIPHTASQNAFVPHTNIQTTLVPHTNTQHINDHPSLQQRSASHHSNTPNTNTRSTPSQQTNGQHTSNQTSNNPNTTDQHASNPITFESYTHKSKGKKRMIEDDLIDCELERCKLEQEKLRLDIEYMAQKRSEEQSLYKLNMEVLELKRRCLQKQLG